Proteins co-encoded in one Actinomadura luteofluorescens genomic window:
- a CDS encoding LysR family transcriptional regulator yields the protein MELRQLRTFEAVVAHRTVTDAANALGLAPSSVSEQIRALEASLGVPLFHRGPKGMRPTEAGERMRGWARRLLRQAEQARREVAAEQPVLRLGALESIAAAHVPAVLSRLAERRPGLRVEVRSDAARDQLLDAVAAGDLEAALLLDAGEGVGGLGFAPPPAPLDFVDVEPVPLALVAAPDHRLAGAPSLAAGDLRGERLLVNVPACSFWMAGERLLGSAVERVRAGSVTVMASWAEQGLGIALLPEFAVRDRLAAGTLARLAFDAPGLELRLVWRADREGVPGMREVLYAAVA from the coding sequence ATGGAACTGCGCCAGCTGCGGACGTTCGAGGCCGTCGTCGCCCACCGGACCGTCACCGACGCCGCCAACGCCCTCGGGCTCGCGCCGTCGTCGGTGTCGGAGCAGATCCGCGCGCTGGAGGCGTCGCTGGGCGTCCCGCTGTTCCACCGCGGCCCCAAGGGCATGCGGCCGACCGAGGCGGGCGAGCGGATGCGCGGGTGGGCGCGGCGCCTGCTGCGGCAGGCCGAGCAGGCCCGCCGCGAGGTGGCCGCGGAGCAGCCGGTGCTGCGGCTCGGCGCGCTGGAGTCGATCGCCGCCGCGCACGTCCCCGCCGTCCTGTCCAGGCTGGCCGAGCGGCGGCCGGGGCTGCGGGTCGAGGTCCGGTCGGACGCGGCCCGCGACCAGCTCCTGGACGCGGTCGCCGCCGGGGACCTGGAGGCCGCGCTGCTGCTGGACGCCGGCGAGGGCGTGGGCGGGCTCGGGTTCGCGCCGCCGCCGGCGCCGCTGGACTTCGTGGACGTGGAGCCGGTGCCGCTCGCCCTCGTCGCCGCGCCGGACCACCGGCTCGCCGGGGCGCCCAGCCTGGCCGCCGGCGACCTGCGCGGCGAGAGGCTGCTGGTCAACGTGCCGGCGTGCTCGTTCTGGATGGCCGGTGAGCGGCTCCTCGGCTCCGCCGTCGAGCGGGTGCGGGCGGGCAGCGTCACCGTGATGGCTTCCTGGGCCGAGCAGGGCCTCGGCATCGCGCTGCTCCCCGAGTTCGCCGTCCGCGACCGGCTGGCGGCCGGAACCCTCGCCCGTCTCGCGTTCGACGCCCCCGGCCTCGAACTTCGCCTCGTCTGGCGGGCCGACCGGGAGGGCGTCCCCGGCATGCGGGAGGTCCTGTACGCGGCCGTCGCCTGA
- the ctaD gene encoding aa3-type cytochrome oxidase subunit I → MTTVQGRQDTSVADALARHRKGTRIGHVLATTDHKMVGYLYLGTSFAMFLAAGLLAMVMRAELLEPGKQVVSNHTYNEMFTIHGTIMMLLFATPLFAGFANVLVPLQIGAPDVAFPRMNALTYYLFLFGALMVLASFVMPGGAPAFGWFAYTPLSTQAYTPNQGGDMWAMGLILSGAGTILTSVNMIATIIAMRAPGMVMFRLPIFTWNVLLTSLMVLIAFPVLTAALFALEADRRLGAHIYDPSNGGALLWQHLFWFFGHPEVYIAALPFFGIITEIIPVFSRKPLFGYLGMVGATIAITGLSMTVWAHHMFATGGVLLPFFSITSFMIAVPTGLKFFNWVGTLWKGHLTFETPMLFALGFLVTFLFGGLTGVILASPPMDFHLTDSFFVVAHLHYVLFGTVVFAMFGGFYFWWPKMTGRKLNETWGKIHFWTLFVGFHTTFLVQHWLGAEGMPRRYADYADQFATLNLVSSIGSFVLGASTFAFLWNVLWSWRHAERVGTDDPWGAGGSLEWATSCPPPRHNFTSMPRIRSSRPAFDLHYPPKEPPQEAEPALPPPASSG, encoded by the coding sequence ATGACGACCGTGCAGGGGCGGCAGGACACCAGCGTCGCCGACGCGCTCGCGCGGCATCGCAAGGGAACGAGAATCGGCCATGTATTGGCGACGACCGACCACAAGATGGTCGGTTACCTCTATCTCGGGACATCGTTCGCCATGTTCCTGGCCGCCGGGCTGCTGGCGATGGTGATGCGGGCCGAGCTGCTGGAGCCCGGCAAGCAGGTGGTGAGCAACCACACCTACAACGAGATGTTCACCATCCACGGCACGATCATGATGCTGCTGTTCGCCACCCCGCTGTTCGCCGGGTTCGCCAACGTGCTCGTCCCGCTGCAGATCGGGGCGCCGGACGTCGCCTTCCCGCGGATGAACGCGCTCACCTACTACCTGTTCCTGTTCGGCGCGCTCATGGTGCTGGCCTCGTTCGTCATGCCGGGCGGCGCCCCCGCGTTCGGCTGGTTCGCCTACACGCCCCTGTCCACCCAGGCCTACACGCCGAACCAGGGCGGCGACATGTGGGCCATGGGACTGATCCTGTCCGGTGCCGGGACGATCCTGACCTCGGTGAACATGATCGCCACGATCATCGCGATGCGCGCCCCGGGCATGGTGATGTTCCGGCTGCCGATCTTCACCTGGAACGTGCTGCTGACCAGCCTGATGGTGCTCATCGCCTTCCCGGTGCTGACCGCGGCCCTGTTCGCGCTGGAGGCCGACCGCAGGCTGGGCGCCCACATCTACGACCCCTCCAACGGCGGCGCGCTGCTCTGGCAGCACCTGTTCTGGTTCTTCGGCCATCCCGAGGTCTACATCGCGGCGCTGCCGTTCTTCGGCATCATCACCGAGATCATCCCGGTGTTCAGCCGCAAGCCGCTGTTCGGCTACCTCGGCATGGTCGGCGCCACCATCGCGATCACCGGGCTGTCGATGACGGTCTGGGCGCACCACATGTTCGCCACCGGCGGCGTGCTGCTGCCGTTCTTCTCCATCACCTCCTTCATGATCGCCGTGCCGACCGGCCTGAAGTTCTTCAACTGGGTCGGGACGCTCTGGAAGGGGCACCTGACCTTCGAGACCCCCATGCTGTTCGCGCTCGGGTTCCTGGTGACGTTCCTGTTCGGCGGCCTGACGGGGGTCATCCTCGCCTCGCCCCCGATGGACTTCCACCTCACCGACTCCTTCTTCGTCGTCGCCCACCTGCACTACGTGCTGTTCGGGACCGTGGTGTTCGCGATGTTCGGCGGGTTCTACTTCTGGTGGCCGAAGATGACCGGGCGGAAGCTGAACGAGACCTGGGGGAAGATCCACTTCTGGACGCTGTTCGTCGGCTTCCACACCACCTTCCTCGTCCAGCACTGGCTGGGCGCCGAGGGCATGCCGCGCCGCTACGCCGACTACGCCGACCAGTTCGCGACGCTGAACCTCGTCTCCTCGATCGGCTCGTTCGTTCTGGGCGCCTCGACGTTCGCGTTCCTGTGGAACGTGCTGTGGTCCTGGCGGCACGCCGAGCGCGTCGGGACCGACGACCCCTGGGGCGCCGGCGGTTCGCTGGAGTGGGCGACCTCCTGCCCGCCGCCCCGCCACAACTTCACGTCGATGCCGCGCATCCGCTCCTCGCGCCCCGCGTTCGACCTGCACTACCCGCCGAAGGAGCCGCCGCAGGAGGCCGAGCCGGCGCTGCCGCCGCCGGCGTCGTCCGGCTGA
- a CDS encoding PrsW family intramembrane metalloprotease, producing MGMTRGGLARRPAFWLWAAACLLGVWIALRGIGTHVSAFPGGAVAGVVLLAPALAGGVWLLRRLHPVRSPPLGYALVAVAWGGLAAFGTALPANAAFQAIVGKTAGPGFNAAWGASIAAPVNEEILKLLGVATLALMAPAAVRGPLDGWGYGALAGLGFQFAENFLYVLNTIVLTGATHDANAALFSFGTRVVCGAWWSHWAMTAVGGAGLGLLIGRASKAHLAVAMGAFVLAMALHSWWDAPVLSGLVLMPVKGAPILLAAVVAYRLARRRYLSHFRRTVHAETRDGVLVPGEGHVLAFRKWRRKEQWGVPAGESRRLLERLRAAELALIEDGLGGLEPDPLAAERLRTDIRALRGDLKASGANVRVA from the coding sequence ATGGGAATGACCCGCGGCGGTCTGGCGCGCCGTCCCGCGTTCTGGCTGTGGGCGGCGGCGTGCCTGCTCGGCGTCTGGATCGCGCTGCGCGGGATCGGCACGCACGTCTCGGCGTTCCCCGGCGGGGCGGTCGCCGGGGTCGTGCTGCTCGCGCCGGCGCTGGCCGGCGGCGTGTGGCTGCTGCGGCGGCTGCACCCCGTCCGCTCGCCGCCGCTCGGCTACGCGCTGGTCGCGGTGGCGTGGGGCGGGCTGGCCGCGTTCGGGACGGCGCTGCCCGCCAACGCGGCGTTCCAGGCGATCGTCGGGAAGACGGCGGGGCCGGGCTTCAACGCGGCGTGGGGAGCGTCGATCGCCGCCCCGGTGAACGAGGAGATCCTGAAGCTGCTCGGCGTCGCGACGCTGGCGCTGATGGCGCCTGCCGCGGTCCGCGGGCCGCTCGACGGCTGGGGCTACGGCGCGCTGGCGGGGCTGGGCTTCCAGTTCGCGGAGAACTTCCTGTACGTCCTGAACACTATCGTCCTGACGGGCGCCACGCACGACGCGAACGCGGCGCTCTTCTCGTTCGGCACCCGGGTGGTCTGCGGGGCGTGGTGGAGCCACTGGGCGATGACCGCGGTCGGCGGCGCGGGCCTCGGCCTCCTGATCGGGCGGGCCTCGAAGGCGCACCTGGCCGTCGCGATGGGCGCGTTCGTCCTGGCGATGGCGCTGCACTCGTGGTGGGACGCCCCCGTCCTGTCCGGGCTGGTCCTGATGCCGGTGAAGGGCGCCCCGATCCTGCTGGCGGCGGTCGTCGCCTACCGCCTGGCCAGGCGCCGCTACCTCTCGCATTTCCGGCGCACGGTGCACGCGGAGACGAGGGACGGCGTCCTCGTGCCGGGTGAGGGCCACGTGCTCGCGTTCCGCAAGTGGCGCAGGAAGGAGCAGTGGGGAGTGCCGGCCGGGGAGTCGCGCCGGCTGCTCGAACGGCTCCGCGCCGCCGAACTCGCCCTCATCGAGGACGGCCTCGGCGGCCTGGAACCGGACCCGCTGGCCGCCGAGCGGCTGCGCACCGACATCCGCGCCCTGCGGGGCGACCTCAAGGCGTCCGGCGCGAACGTGCGCGTGGCGTAG
- the qcrB gene encoding cytochrome bc1 complex cytochrome b subunit → MAGRNGSGTAKAERAQKLFWGVNDRLGSTGFLDKNIRKAFPKHWSFLLGEIALYSFVVLVLTGVYLTLFFHPSGADTVYDGSYAPLKGVTVSEAYASTLHLSFDVRGGLLMRQIHHWAANVFVAAICVHLLRIFFTGAFRKPREINWVIGTTLFVLAVAEGFAGYSLPDDLLSGTGLRIFQGILLSVPLAGTYAALWAFGGEFPSAAEFIPRLFTVHILIVPGILLALITAHLMILWHQTHTIFPGRGRRERAVTGEPTFPHFATQSTAYFLFTFGVLAGLAAFFQINPVWLYGPYDPDQVSFGSQPDWYVGFLEGSLRIMPRLSTTVAGHTVSWNVLVPAVILPGVFFTLIGLYPFVERWATGDERLHHLLDRPRNAATRTAIGAAAVAWYGGLLSAGGNDYISATFKIPLFWTTWFFRAGFFVFPIAAFVITRRICLSLQRRDLRTREEGVESGLISLTPDGGFRERHEQPSEEAEAVMEARRPGELVAPYPHHLIPLPTPDRARTQVRTRVNRFYLNYQAESHGGGQGDLRKGSGENGQGE, encoded by the coding sequence ATGGCAGGACGGAACGGGAGCGGAACCGCGAAGGCCGAGCGCGCGCAGAAGCTCTTCTGGGGGGTCAACGACCGGCTCGGGTCCACCGGGTTCCTGGACAAGAACATCCGCAAGGCGTTCCCCAAGCACTGGTCGTTCCTGCTCGGCGAGATCGCGCTCTACTCGTTCGTCGTCCTCGTGCTCACCGGGGTCTACCTGACGCTGTTCTTCCACCCGAGCGGGGCGGACACGGTCTACGACGGCTCGTACGCCCCGCTGAAGGGCGTCACGGTCAGCGAGGCGTACGCCTCCACCCTGCACCTGTCGTTCGACGTGCGGGGCGGTCTGCTGATGCGGCAGATCCACCACTGGGCGGCGAACGTCTTCGTCGCGGCGATCTGCGTGCACCTGCTGCGGATCTTCTTCACCGGCGCGTTCCGCAAGCCGCGCGAGATCAACTGGGTGATCGGCACGACGCTGTTCGTGCTGGCCGTCGCCGAAGGGTTCGCCGGGTACTCGCTGCCGGACGACCTGCTGTCGGGCACCGGCCTGCGGATCTTCCAGGGCATCCTGCTCTCGGTCCCGCTCGCGGGGACCTACGCGGCCCTGTGGGCCTTCGGCGGGGAGTTCCCCTCCGCCGCGGAGTTCATCCCGCGGCTGTTCACCGTGCACATCCTGATCGTCCCCGGGATCCTGCTGGCCCTCATCACCGCGCACCTGATGATCCTCTGGCACCAGACCCACACGATCTTTCCGGGCCGGGGGCGGCGGGAGCGGGCGGTGACCGGGGAGCCGACCTTCCCGCACTTCGCCACGCAGAGCACGGCCTACTTCCTCTTCACGTTCGGCGTGCTGGCCGGGCTGGCCGCGTTCTTCCAGATCAACCCGGTCTGGCTGTACGGCCCCTACGACCCTGACCAGGTGTCGTTCGGCTCCCAGCCCGACTGGTACGTCGGGTTCCTCGAAGGCTCGCTGCGCATCATGCCGCGCCTGTCCACGACCGTCGCGGGCCACACCGTCTCCTGGAACGTGCTGGTCCCTGCCGTCATCCTGCCCGGCGTGTTCTTCACGCTCATCGGCCTGTACCCGTTCGTGGAGCGCTGGGCCACGGGGGACGAGCGCCTGCACCACCTGCTGGACCGGCCGCGCAACGCCGCGACGAGGACCGCGATCGGCGCCGCCGCCGTCGCCTGGTACGGCGGCCTGCTGTCGGCCGGCGGCAACGACTACATCTCCGCGACCTTCAAGATCCCGCTGTTCTGGACGACCTGGTTCTTCCGCGCCGGGTTCTTCGTCTTCCCGATCGCGGCCTTCGTCATCACCCGCCGGATCTGCCTGAGCCTGCAGCGCCGCGACCTGCGGACCCGCGAGGAGGGCGTGGAGAGCGGGCTGATCTCGCTGACCCCGGACGGGGGGTTCCGGGAGCGGCACGAGCAGCCGTCCGAGGAGGCGGAGGCGGTGATGGAGGCCCGGCGGCCGGGCGAACTGGTCGCGCCCTACCCGCACCACCTGATCCCGCTGCCGACGCCCGACCGGGCCCGCACGCAGGTCCGGACCCGCGTCAACCGCTTCTATCTCAACTACCAGGCGGAGTCGCACGGCGGCGGCCAGGGCGATCTGCGGAAGGGCTCCGGGGAGAACGGCCAGGGCGAGTGA
- a CDS encoding nuclear transport factor 2 family protein, producing MHPFRAAIEKGDLDALPALLAEDVTFLSPVAFAPYEGRATATAILRAVTRVFTDFRYVREIGGGRDHALVFKARVGDREVHGCDFLHHDDAGLIDEFCVMVRPLSGAQALSDAMAVQFETVRREMGLA from the coding sequence ATGCACCCGTTCCGCGCCGCCATCGAGAAGGGCGACCTGGACGCCCTCCCGGCGCTGCTGGCCGAGGACGTGACGTTCCTCAGCCCGGTGGCGTTCGCGCCGTACGAGGGGCGGGCGACGGCCACCGCGATCCTGCGCGCGGTGACCCGGGTCTTCACCGACTTCCGCTACGTCCGCGAGATCGGCGGCGGCCGCGACCACGCGCTGGTCTTCAAGGCGCGCGTCGGCGACCGCGAGGTGCACGGCTGCGACTTCCTGCACCACGACGACGCCGGGCTCATCGACGAGTTCTGCGTCATGGTCCGGCCGCTGTCGGGGGCGCAGGCGCTGTCGGACGCGATGGCGGTGCAGTTCGAGACCGTCAGACGAGAGATGGGCCTCGCCTGA
- a CDS encoding zinc-dependent alcohol dehydrogenase, translated as MKAVTWHGKRDVRVEEVPDPKIKEPNDAVIRVTSSGICGSDLHLYEVLGPFMSEGDVLGHEPIGVVEETGPDVTHVKPGDRVVIPFNISCGHCHMCGLGLFAQCETTQVREQGTGAALFGYTRLYGQVPGGQAEYLRVPQAQFGPIKVPEGPPDERYVYLSDVLPTSWQAVAFADIPEGGSVTVLGLGPIGQMSARVARHLGHRVIAVDLVPERLEMARRHGVEVIDASDADDVPDAVRQLTGGRGTDSVIDAVGMEAHGSPGAKLAQTLTGLMPGNAAAPLMTRVGVDRLAALTTAIEVVRRSGTISLSGVYGGMTDPLPMMQMFDKGITLRMGQAHVKRWIDDLMPLVADDADPLGVMDLATHRWPLEKAPQAYEMFQKKQDGAIKVLLQPGT; from the coding sequence ATGAAGGCTGTCACCTGGCACGGCAAGCGCGACGTCCGCGTCGAGGAGGTCCCCGACCCGAAGATCAAGGAGCCGAACGACGCGGTCATCCGGGTCACCTCGTCCGGCATCTGCGGGTCGGACCTGCACCTGTACGAGGTGCTCGGGCCGTTCATGAGCGAGGGCGACGTCCTCGGCCACGAGCCGATCGGCGTCGTCGAGGAGACCGGGCCTGACGTCACGCACGTCAAGCCCGGTGACCGTGTGGTCATCCCGTTCAACATCTCGTGCGGGCACTGCCACATGTGCGGCCTCGGGCTGTTCGCCCAGTGCGAGACGACGCAGGTCCGCGAGCAGGGCACGGGCGCGGCGCTGTTCGGCTACACGCGGCTGTACGGGCAGGTGCCGGGCGGGCAGGCCGAGTACCTGCGGGTCCCGCAGGCCCAGTTCGGGCCGATCAAGGTGCCGGAGGGGCCACCGGACGAGCGTTACGTCTACCTGTCGGACGTGCTCCCCACGTCCTGGCAGGCGGTGGCCTTCGCCGACATCCCCGAGGGCGGTTCGGTCACCGTGCTCGGGCTCGGCCCGATCGGGCAGATGTCGGCCCGGGTGGCCCGCCATCTCGGCCACCGAGTGATCGCGGTCGACCTCGTCCCGGAGCGGCTGGAGATGGCGCGCCGGCACGGCGTCGAAGTGATCGACGCCTCCGACGCCGACGACGTCCCGGACGCGGTCCGGCAGCTCACCGGCGGGCGCGGCACCGACTCGGTGATCGACGCGGTCGGCATGGAGGCGCACGGCTCCCCCGGCGCCAAGCTCGCGCAGACCCTCACCGGGCTCATGCCGGGCAACGCCGCCGCGCCGCTGATGACGCGCGTCGGGGTGGACCGCCTCGCGGCGCTCACCACGGCCATCGAGGTGGTGCGCCGGAGCGGGACGATCTCCCTCAGCGGCGTGTACGGGGGCATGACGGACCCGCTGCCGATGATGCAGATGTTCGACAAGGGCATCACCCTGCGGATGGGCCAGGCCCACGTCAAGCGCTGGATCGACGACCTGATGCCGCTCGTCGCCGACGACGCCGACCCGCTCGGCGTGATGGACCTCGCCACGCACCGCTGGCCGCTGGAGAAGGCGCCGCAGGCCTACGAGATGTTCCAGAAGAAGCAGGACGGCGCCATCAAGGTGCTGCTGCAGCCGGGCACGTGA
- a CDS encoding MFS transporter, with translation MNPVISPATAAPSGRRGPALFGISLGYFMVLLDTTVLSVAEPDLADSLHGTVAGLQWAVTGYTVVFGALLLSAGAVADRYGAHRVFRAGVAAFGAGSLLCAAAPDLWTLVALRAVLGAAAAACVPASMAMIARLYPAPAERARAVATWAATSGAALAAGPVAGGALVGLAGWRAIFLVNVPLAAAVLALAAGRPVHCPRGTRRLDPVAQLLACAALGLLTDALIALGGGPGAHAAVSAAGAVAAGAAFAVRERGSEAPVLVPAVLRAPGMPAALAAGAAVNFVMTGVLFVLPLVFRQTLGLTPLQTGLAFLPMTLPFAFNPLLTGRIVARTGPRRPVLAGLGLLTAGGALFGAVLLDGASYPPLVAGLLCTGFGVSFALPALATMVVAAAPEGTAGAAGGVLNAVRQLGATLGVAIMGTFAPVGAGDGSSDPARALFIAAGVCAAVCACVLAATPRARSRRTP, from the coding sequence ATGAACCCGGTTATCTCACCCGCGACGGCCGCGCCCTCCGGGCGGCGCGGCCCCGCCCTGTTCGGCATCTCACTCGGCTACTTCATGGTGCTGCTCGACACGACCGTCCTGTCGGTGGCCGAACCCGACTTGGCCGACTCCCTGCACGGGACGGTCGCGGGCCTGCAGTGGGCCGTCACCGGCTACACCGTCGTGTTCGGCGCGCTGCTGCTGTCGGCGGGCGCCGTCGCCGACCGGTACGGCGCGCACCGCGTCTTCCGCGCGGGCGTCGCGGCCTTCGGCGCCGGGTCGCTGCTGTGCGCCGCGGCGCCGGACCTGTGGACGCTCGTCGCGCTGCGCGCCGTCCTCGGCGCCGCCGCCGCGGCCTGCGTGCCCGCCTCCATGGCGATGATCGCCCGCCTGTACCCGGCGCCCGCCGAGCGCGCCCGGGCCGTGGCGACCTGGGCGGCGACCAGCGGCGCCGCCCTCGCCGCCGGGCCCGTCGCGGGCGGCGCGCTGGTCGGCCTCGCCGGCTGGCGCGCGATCTTCCTGGTCAACGTCCCGCTCGCCGCCGCCGTCCTCGCGCTCGCGGCGGGACGGCCCGTGCACTGCCCGCGCGGGACCCGCCGCCTCGACCCGGTGGCGCAGCTCCTCGCCTGCGCCGCGCTCGGACTGCTGACCGACGCCCTGATCGCCCTGGGAGGCGGGCCGGGCGCGCACGCGGCCGTCTCGGCGGCCGGAGCGGTCGCGGCCGGCGCCGCGTTCGCGGTCCGCGAGCGCGGGAGCGAGGCGCCGGTCCTGGTCCCGGCGGTGCTCCGGGCGCCGGGGATGCCCGCCGCCCTGGCCGCCGGCGCCGCCGTCAACTTCGTCATGACCGGCGTGCTGTTCGTGCTGCCGCTGGTGTTCCGGCAGACCCTCGGGCTGACGCCGCTCCAGACCGGCCTGGCGTTCCTGCCGATGACCCTGCCGTTCGCGTTCAATCCGCTGCTCACCGGGCGCATCGTGGCGCGGACCGGCCCGCGCCGCCCCGTCCTGGCGGGCCTGGGCCTGCTGACCGCCGGGGGAGCGCTGTTCGGCGCCGTGCTGCTGGACGGCGCGTCCTATCCGCCGCTCGTCGCGGGCCTGCTGTGCACCGGCTTCGGCGTGTCGTTCGCGCTGCCCGCGCTCGCGACGATGGTCGTCGCCGCGGCGCCCGAGGGCACCGCGGGCGCGGCGGGCGGCGTGCTGAACGCCGTCCGCCAGCTCGGCGCCACGCTCGGTGTCGCGATCATGGGCACGTTCGCGCCGGTCGGAGCCGGGGACGGCTCCAGCGACCCCGCCCGGGCGCTGTTCATCGCCGCCGGCGTCTGTGCGGCCGTGTGCGCCTGCGTCCTGGCCGCTACGCCACGCGCACGTTCGCGCCGGACGCCTTGA
- a CDS encoding pentapeptide repeat-containing protein, whose protein sequence is MERRPEAGGSWVSDRSDLRADCASCFGLCCVALPFARSTDFAVDKDAGEPCRNLLADFRCGIHADLRRRGFPGCTVFDCFGAGQKVSQETFSGRDWRGDPEAAHRMFAVFPVMRQLHELLWYLDQAAALPSSGPILDGLRRASGEVDRLTGGDPGELAEVDVRAVRERVNGLLSRAGELARAGVPGRRKNRRGADLMGARLRRADLRGADLRGAYLIAADLRDADLRVADLTGADLRDADLRGADLTGCLFLTQPQLDSARGDAATRLPAALARPAHWTTPAA, encoded by the coding sequence ATGGAGCGTCGTCCAGAAGCCGGGGGGTCGTGGGTGTCGGACAGATCGGACCTGAGGGCCGACTGCGCCAGCTGTTTCGGGCTGTGCTGTGTGGCGCTGCCGTTCGCCCGGTCCACCGACTTCGCGGTGGACAAGGACGCGGGCGAGCCCTGCCGCAACCTCCTGGCCGACTTCCGCTGCGGCATCCACGCCGACCTCCGGCGGCGCGGCTTCCCGGGCTGCACGGTGTTCGACTGCTTCGGCGCCGGTCAGAAGGTGTCGCAGGAGACCTTCTCCGGCCGGGACTGGCGCGGGGACCCGGAGGCCGCGCACCGCATGTTCGCGGTGTTCCCCGTCATGCGGCAGCTCCACGAACTGCTCTGGTATTTGGACCAGGCCGCGGCGCTGCCGTCCTCCGGCCCGATCCTCGACGGGCTGCGGCGGGCGTCCGGCGAGGTCGACCGCCTCACCGGGGGCGACCCCGGCGAACTCGCCGAGGTGGACGTCCGGGCCGTCCGGGAGAGGGTGAACGGCCTGCTGTCGCGGGCGGGAGAGCTCGCCAGGGCCGGCGTCCCCGGGCGCCGGAAGAACCGGCGCGGCGCCGATCTGATGGGGGCGAGGCTCAGGCGCGCCGACCTGCGCGGCGCCGATCTGCGCGGCGCGTACCTGATCGCCGCCGACCTGCGGGACGCCGACCTGCGGGTCGCGGACCTGACCGGGGCGGACCTGCGGGACGCCGACCTGCGCGGCGCCGACCTCACCGGGTGCCTCTTCCTGACCCAGCCGCAGCTCGACTCGGCGCGCGGTGACGCGGCGACGCGGCTGCCGGCGGCCCTCGCACGGCCCGCGCACTGGACGACTCCCGCGGCCTGA
- a CDS encoding PucR family transcriptional regulator translates to MTVPGGLPEVLAAHCPRVATAIREALHGHPAYQPIRRAAGPMFGGRRETCARLLGLVLRRAPLPEDDRGRFRDLGVLAARQAVPLPVLSEAWDLALAAAARTCWTVAPPGCFTEMAELTAHAALLASGAREACIQGYAEAPREGTRSRPLRRLLAETLIDGAPAGVIADAAGVRLAPAYLVLRCEAPALAAEDWERESERLESWEGVLYSGDPAGLIVLFPAAEPLRAENLAAEFTAGLAARSRGPVHAAESYRRGIADIPAGLEEASRVLTIAKAIPDAEDRPYRADELLVELAILGQPAIRGRLATVLSPLDAGTDLRRTLEVLLACNLDRERAARELWIHRRTLHYRLDRIRELSGVDPSSARGLQLFRAALTSVRLTCLEREGRRAEDPPPLSA, encoded by the coding sequence ATGACCGTTCCCGGCGGCCTCCCCGAAGTCCTCGCCGCGCACTGCCCGCGGGTCGCCACGGCGATCCGGGAGGCATTGCACGGCCATCCCGCCTACCAGCCGATCCGGCGGGCGGCGGGCCCGATGTTCGGCGGGCGCAGGGAGACCTGCGCCCGGCTGCTCGGCCTCGTCCTGCGCCGGGCCCCCCTCCCCGAGGACGACCGCGGGCGCTTCCGCGACCTCGGCGTCCTCGCGGCCCGGCAGGCGGTCCCGCTGCCGGTGCTGTCGGAGGCGTGGGACCTGGCCCTGGCCGCCGCGGCGCGGACCTGCTGGACGGTCGCGCCGCCCGGCTGCTTCACCGAGATGGCCGAGCTGACCGCGCACGCGGCCCTGCTCGCCTCCGGCGCGCGGGAGGCCTGCATCCAGGGCTACGCGGAGGCGCCCCGCGAGGGGACGAGGTCGCGGCCGCTGCGCCGGCTCCTCGCCGAGACCCTGATCGACGGCGCTCCCGCCGGCGTCATCGCCGACGCGGCCGGCGTCCGCCTCGCGCCCGCCTACCTCGTCCTGCGGTGCGAGGCGCCCGCCCTCGCGGCGGAGGACTGGGAGCGGGAGAGCGAGCGCCTGGAGTCCTGGGAGGGCGTGCTGTACTCGGGCGACCCGGCGGGGCTGATCGTGCTGTTCCCCGCCGCCGAACCGCTGCGCGCCGAGAACCTCGCCGCCGAGTTCACCGCGGGGCTCGCCGCCCGCTCGCGCGGTCCGGTGCACGCCGCCGAGTCCTACCGGCGCGGCATCGCCGACATCCCGGCCGGGCTGGAGGAGGCCTCCCGCGTCCTGACGATCGCCAAGGCCATCCCGGACGCCGAGGACCGCCCCTACCGCGCCGACGAGCTGCTCGTCGAGCTGGCGATCCTCGGGCAGCCCGCCATCCGGGGCCGGCTCGCCACCGTGCTGTCCCCGCTCGACGCCGGCACCGACCTGCGGCGGACGCTGGAGGTGCTGCTCGCCTGCAACCTCGACCGCGAGCGCGCCGCGCGGGAGCTGTGGATCCACCGCCGCACCCTGCACTACCGCCTGGACCGCATCCGCGAGCTGTCCGGCGTCGACCCGAGCTCCGCGCGCGGCCTCCAGCTCTTCCGCGCCGCCCTCACCTCCGTTCGGCTGACGTGCCTGGAGCGCGAAGGCCGCCGCGCCGAGGACCCGCCGCCGCTGAGCGCCTGA